The Paracoccus sp. TOH sequence GGTCGGGCGGCGCGTCCGCGGCCGGCAGGTAGCGCCATCCCTGGAAGGGACGGCGCGGCACCGCCGCCACCCGCACCAGCGCCGGCTCGAGGATCAGGGCGCAGCGGCGGATGCCGTCTTCGCCGGTCACCTCCTGCAGGTCCAGGATGCGCTGGCGGGCTTGCATCACCCCCTTGAACACCCAGTAGATCGAGCCGCCGTCCAGCAGCTCGGCCTCGCGCTTGGGCCACATGCGGGTGACATGCCGGGCCGGGCCGCCCTGGAAGCGGTTCTGCTGCCAGGCGGCAAGCTCGGCCGGATCGTCGCAGCCGACACAGAGTTTCATGAGATTCAGCGATGCGCCCATGCGCCAGATATAGCCCAGCCGCCGGCATGCGCAACCGGCCGGGCCTTGAACCGCCAGCCATGCGGGGTTAGGCCCGGGGCGGCGAACAGCTGGAATTCATCATGACCGATCCCATTGCCCGACAGGTCCGCAGGCAACCCCTGCCGGAATTCATCGCAATGCTGGCGCTGATTTTCGCCGTCATTGCCTTCTCGATAGACTCGATGCTGCCGGCGCTGCCCGAGATCGCGGCCGCCCTGACCTCCGAGGACGTGAACCGCGCCCAGCTGGTGCTGACCGCCTTTGTCGGCGGCATGGGGCTGGGGCTGCTGGTGGCGGGGCCGGTGTCGGATTCGCTGGGCCGCAAGTCGGTGATCGTCGCCGGTTTCGCGCTTTACGCCGCGGCGGCGGTGGCGGCGATCTTTGCCGATACGCTGGAACATCTTCTTGCCGCGCGGTTCGTGCAGGGGCTGGGGGCGGCGGCGCCGCGGATCGTGGCGCTGGCCATGGTGCGCGACCTGTACCAGGGGCGCGACATGGCGCGGATCACCAGCTTCGTGATGATGATCTTCATCCTGGTGCCGGCGGTGGCGCCGTCGATCGGCGCGGTGGTGATCCATTTCGTCGGCTGGCGCGGCGTGTTCGGCTCCTTCGTGGTGCTGGCGCTGGTCGGCAGCCTGTGGATGCACCTGCGCCGGCCCGAGACATTGCCGCCCGAGAGGCGGCAGCGGCTGAGCCTGCGCAATCTGGCGGCCTCTGCCGCCGAGGTGCTGGGCAACCGTCAGGTGCAGCTGGTGACGCTGGTGATGACGCTGGGCTTCGGGCAGATGTTCGCGCTGCTCAGCTCGGCCCAGCAGCTTTTCGTCGACACCTATGGCAAGGGCCAGGACTTTCCGCTGTGGTTCGCGGCCATGGCGCTGCTGTCGGGCAGCGGCACGGTGCTGAACGCGCGCTATGTCGTCCGGCTGGGGATGCGGCGGATCGTGGTGATGGCCTATCGCATGCAGGTGGTGGTTTCGGGCGTGATGACGGTGCTGGTCCTGGGCGACCTGCTGCCCGAGGCGTTGCGCTTCCCGGCCTTCTTCTTCTGGGCGGTCAGCGTGTTCTTCATGGCCGGGGTGACCTTCGGCAACCTGTATGCCATGGCGCTGCAGCGCATGGGGCATGTGGCCGGGATGGCGGCGTCGGTGATCGGGGCGGTCTCGACCTTCGGCGCGGTGCTGATCGCGGCGCCGGTCGGCCTGCTTTTCGACGGGACGGCACGGCCCATCGTGCTGGCGACGCTGGTCTGTTCGGGGCTGGCCGCGCTGCTGATGCGCCGGGTGCATGAGGTCTGACGGCGCTGCGGCGCCGCTTCGGGGGATCATGGGGGGAATGGCAGCCCGTAGGGGAGTCGAACCCCTCTTTTCAGGTTGAAAACCTGACGTCCTAACCGATAGACGAACGGGCCATTCCTGCCGGCGCTTTGGCCGCGGATGCGAGGCGTTTAGGACAGCTTGCCGGCCGCTGCAAGGGGACAATCGTAATCAGCTGCAGGTAAAACGCTAAACTCCGGGCGTAGCCACCGAGAGGTGAAACCATGGCGGGGAAAGCCCGTTGATGCGATCGTGATCTGGAAGAAGTGGCAGCCCGTAGGGGAACCTGCGGATTGTCAGAAAACCTATAGAAATCAGGGGCTCTTCTGGGACACGCGCGGCGTTTTCGGGTGTTTGGAGAACAATGGGTTATGTGTCGAAAAGGGACACGTTCTCAGGGAGAGAAAAGGAAACCCCGGCTCGGCGGCAACCGAAACCGGGGTCAAAGCTCATTCGAAAGCGTCCAGCCTTCTTGACTATTATACTATTAGCGCTTCCTTCGAATCAACTGCCGTAAGAGGTCTTGCGTGCAGAAAAGCGGAGGTGCGGACATGATGCAGCACCTCACGCATGCCGGTTTGCCGGCCGATCTGACCCGCTGGCAGTTGTTGCGCCTGGTCGAAACCGCGCGCCGGCCGCTCGGGCTTAGCAAGGGCGCCGTGGGCTACCTGCGCCATGCCATCGGGCTCACCACGGATGGCGACTTTGCCAAGGGCCGAATCTGCGCCTTCTGGGCTTCGGTCACGGAAATCGCGGCCTCGCTGAGCATGGAGCGCCGGCAGATCACCCGGATCGAAGCCGAACTGATCGAGCGGAGGCTGATCCACAAATCCAGCACCAATCGCAGCCGCCGCAGCGGTCATCGGCTTCACGGCGTGATCCGGCACGAATTCGGCATCAATCTGGCGCCGCTGATCGAGCGCGCACGGGAGATTCAGGCGCTGGCGCAGCGGGCTATGCAGGAGCAGGTCGAGGCCAAGGCGCTGCGCAAGCAGATCAACAAGCTGTTCGAGCGCATCCGTGGGCTTGGCTGTGATGAGGCAGAGCTTGCTGCCGATGCCGTCCTGCCGAACCACCGGCCTTCCACGGTCCAGAGTTTTCAGCGGCTCAAGCAGGTCGCGGCGGCGCTGGAGGCGGTGCTGGCCGATTTTTCGGCCGACGCCGGTGGGGGTGAAATGTCCCACCAGTGCGACATTTCCACCCTACCCAATACCAATCCTGAACAGATCGATAAAATCTGTAGGGCTGAGAACAGGGCAGCACGACCGCCGATCCGCACCACGTCGGCGCAGGTCTGGCTGCTGGCATCGGAGCGGTTCAGGGAATACTTGGCGTTCTATGCTGCCGGTTGTGGCTCGGGTCATGCCCCGGATGAGCGATGTTTCGCGATGGCGGCGCGTGACCTTGCGATGAACATCGGCATCTCCACGCGGGAATGGCGGCAGAGCTGTGACGCTCTTGGCGAGGCCCGGACGGCGCTCTGCCTGCTGATCGCGGATCGGAATGCCTGCCGCCATGATGATTTCCGGGTCAGGGATGCCGCCGCGGCCTTTGTCGGCATGGTGCGGAAAGAGGGGCGACAGGGTGCCGTGGTCAATGCGCTGCTGGGTGAGCTGACGGCCTTCAGCCGGGAGACTGGCCATGTCTGACCGCTTTGGGAAATCCATCTTTGCGCACAAGCAGACCTATTCGCGCAAGGGTAACAGCAAGAGCCGGTCGGTCAGCGACATTGCAGATGAGGCCGAACGGCTGGACGGGGCCTGCCCGCATGTCGGGAATCCGCAGCCGCCCACTATCCTCGAAGGCATCCGGCCCTCGGAGGTGGTCGCGCTGATCGAGCAGCGCATTGCCGAACAGAACAAGTTGCTGCGTCGGCTGCGCAAGGAGCAGCCGGAGCGGAAGGAGGCGCTGCGGGGCATCCGTTCGGACA is a genomic window containing:
- a CDS encoding multidrug effflux MFS transporter, translated to MTDPIARQVRRQPLPEFIAMLALIFAVIAFSIDSMLPALPEIAAALTSEDVNRAQLVLTAFVGGMGLGLLVAGPVSDSLGRKSVIVAGFALYAAAAVAAIFADTLEHLLAARFVQGLGAAAPRIVALAMVRDLYQGRDMARITSFVMMIFILVPAVAPSIGAVVIHFVGWRGVFGSFVVLALVGSLWMHLRRPETLPPERRQRLSLRNLAASAAEVLGNRQVQLVTLVMTLGFGQMFALLSSAQQLFVDTYGKGQDFPLWFAAMALLSGSGTVLNARYVVRLGMRRIVVMAYRMQVVVSGVMTVLVLGDLLPEALRFPAFFFWAVSVFFMAGVTFGNLYAMALQRMGHVAGMAASVIGAVSTFGAVLIAAPVGLLFDGTARPIVLATLVCSGLAALLMRRVHEV
- a CDS encoding DUF1489 domain-containing protein, producing the protein MGASLNLMKLCVGCDDPAELAAWQQNRFQGGPARHVTRMWPKREAELLDGGSIYWVFKGVMQARQRILDLQEVTGEDGIRRCALILEPALVRVAAVPRRPFQGWRYLPAADAPPDLPAGRGAEPNLPPEIARALAEMGLR
- a CDS encoding helix-turn-helix domain-containing protein: MMQHLTHAGLPADLTRWQLLRLVETARRPLGLSKGAVGYLRHAIGLTTDGDFAKGRICAFWASVTEIAASLSMERRQITRIEAELIERRLIHKSSTNRSRRSGHRLHGVIRHEFGINLAPLIERAREIQALAQRAMQEQVEAKALRKQINKLFERIRGLGCDEAELAADAVLPNHRPSTVQSFQRLKQVAAALEAVLADFSADAGGGEMSHQCDISTLPNTNPEQIDKICRAENRAARPPIRTTSAQVWLLASERFREYLAFYAAGCGSGHAPDERCFAMAARDLAMNIGISTREWRQSCDALGEARTALCLLIADRNACRHDDFRVRDAAAAFVGMVRKEGRQGAVVNALLGELTAFSRETGHV